The following is a genomic window from Verrucosispora sp. WMMD573.
CATCCCTCGATCGTGGGCATTCACTTCGTGGTGTCGATGCTGCTGCTGCTCCTCGCGTACGCCCTGTGGCGTCGGGTGAGCGAGCCGGACGGCCGCAAGGTTCCGGTGGTGCCGCCGGCGCTGCGGTCTCTGACCTGGATCACCCTGGTGGCCAGCGCGGCGGTCATCGTCGTCGGGGTGGCGGTGACCGGCAGCGGCCCGCACGCGGGCGACGCCGACGCAGTCCGCAACGGCCTGGACCCGCAGACGATCTCCCAGATCCACGCCGACCTGGTGTTCCTGCTCGTCGGCCTGACCGTGGGTCTGTGGCTGGCGTTGCGCGCGGTCGGCGCGCCGGCGCGGGCGGTGCGGGCGGCGCTGACCCTGCTCCTGGTCGAGCTGGGGCAGGGGGTGATCGGCTTCGTGCAGTACTTCACCAACCTGCCGGCGCTGCTGGTCGGCCTGCACATGCTCGGCTCCTGCCTGGTCTGGCTCGCCACCCTCGCCCTGCTCTGGTCAACCCACCAACGCCACCCCACCACCCACCCCACCCCACCCACCACCCCCACCACCCCCTCCCACCCGACCCTCGCCCCCACCCCCGCCTAACCTCGCGCCGATCATGAACTTGTTGTCGGCCTCTCCGGCGTGGCGCGACAACAACTTCATGATCAACCCGTCGGGGCGGCGGGCCGTGGGACCTGGCTGGCGGGGTTAGGGGGTGGGGTGGGGCAGGTGGAGGGCGATGGCGTCGGCGAGGCGGCGGGGGGCGTGGTCGGCGTGGGCGAGGAAGAGTGAGGGCTCGGTCAGTTCGAGTTCCACGAGCACCGGGGCGCCATCGGCGCCGGGGATCAGGTCGACCCGGGCGTAGAGCAGGCGCTCGGATCCGCCCGGCACCGCCGCGAGGGCCTGCGCCGCGACGGCGAGTTGCGCCGGCTGGGCAATGCGGGCGGTGATCTCCTCGGCCCCGTTCAGCACCTCGTCACCCTGCTCCGGCCCGGTCAGTATCGGCCCCTTGCGGATGGCGTGGCTGAAGGTCAGCCCGGCCGGGCCGGCGAGGAAGAGCAGCGCGGTCTCACCGACGGTGTCGACCGCGGTCAGGTACGGCTGGACCATGGCCACCCGACCGGTCGCGCCGAGCCGGCGTACGTGGGCCACCGCGAGATCCCGGTGCTCCGGGTCGGCCAGGTCGTACCGTCCGGTGCCCCGACTGCCCGCGCTCACCGTCGGCTTGATGACGTACTCACCACTGGTGGCGGGCGGCTGCCACGGCTCGCCGGGTAGCACCCAGCCGGTGGGTACGGTGGGCACGCCGGCCGCGGACAACTCGTCGAGGTAGCGCTTGTCGGTGTTCCAGCGCACCACGTCAGCCGGATTGACCAGCCGCGGCACGCGAGCCGCCCAGGCGACGAAGTCGTCCCGGCGGAACAGGTAGTCCCAGGGCGAGCGGAGCACGGCCAGGTCGTAGCGGGCCCAGTCGACGGCCGGGTCGTCCCAGACGACGGGGTCGGCGACGATCCCCCGGACGGCCAACGG
Proteins encoded in this region:
- a CDS encoding COX15/CtaA family protein, coding for MKRPDRPLVSITLLRRLAFANIVANAAIVVTGGAVRLTASGLGCPTWPRCTDESYTTTAEMGMHGVIEFGNRLLTFVLVLIAGATLLAALAYRPRRRGAVPLALAVVLGIVAQAVIGGITVRTQLHPSIVGIHFVVSMLLLLLAYALWRRVSEPDGRKVPVVPPALRSLTWITLVASAAVIVVGVAVTGSGPHAGDADAVRNGLDPQTISQIHADLVFLLVGLTVGLWLALRAVGAPARAVRAALTLLLVELGQGVIGFVQYFTNLPALLVGLHMLGSCLVWLATLALLWSTHQRHPTTHPTPPTTPTTPSHPTLAPTPA